In the genome of Neovison vison isolate M4711 chromosome 3, ASM_NN_V1, whole genome shotgun sequence, one region contains:
- the LOC122901944 gene encoding transmembrane protein 258-like, with the protein MSRYTSPVNPAVFPHLTVVLLAIGMFFTAWFFVYEVTSTKYTRDIYKELLISLVASLFMGFGVLFLLLWVGIYV; encoded by the coding sequence ATGAGCAGATACACCAGCCCAGTGAACCCTGCTGTCTTCCCTCATCTGACCGTGGTGCTGTTGGCCATTGGCATGTTCTTTACGGCCTGGTTCTTCGTTTATGAGGTTACCTCCACCAAATACACTCGGGATATCTACAAAGAGCTCCTCATCTCCTTGGTGGCCTCGCTCTTCATGGGTTTTGGagtcctcttcctgctgctctgggtTGGCATCTACGTATGA